CGTCCTCCAGCGACACCCCGCCGAGCGAGCCCTCGCGCTGGATCCGGCCGATGTCCGGGCCCTTGACGCCGTGCGCGGCGAGCCGCTCGGGCAGCATGCGGCGGCCGTCGGGCTCGACGATCCGGTAGCCGTAGGACTCCACCGGGTGCGACAGCTTGCGGGCCTCCAGTGTGTAGGCGCCGGTGCGGGCGAGGGGCCCGTCGGAGGCCACCGGGGCCTCGGTGATGCCGACGGTCTCGCGGTAGGCGGTGGCGTACCGGAGCCGGTGGAAGAAGCGCTGCCCGGAGCGGGGGTAGTGGGCGGTGATCTCGTGCGGGACCTTGTCGAGGTTGATGCGCTGGATCACGCCGGCGAGGCCGAGGGAGTGGTCGCCGTGGAAGTGCGTGACGCAGATGCGATTCAGGTCGTGCGCGGCGACCCCGGCGCGCAGCATCTGGCGCTGCGTGCCCTCGCCGGGGTCGAACAGGATGCCCTCGCCGTCCCAGCGCAGCAGGTAGCCGTTGTGGTTGCGGTGCCGGGTCGGGACCTGGCTGGCGGTGCCGAGGACGACGAGTTCGCGGACGGACAAGGCGGTTATCCCGGGGGCCATTCGAGGCCGCGGCCGCCGAGCACGTGGCCGTGCACGTGCCAGACGGTCTGGCCGGCGCCGCTGCCGGTGTTGAAGACGAGGCGGTAGCTGTCGAGCTTCTCCTCGTCCGCGACGGCCTGGGCCTCGCGCAGCACGTCCGCGGTGAGGGCCGGGTCGGCGGCGGCGAGGGCGGCGGCGTTCTCGTAGTGGGCCTTGGGGATCACGAGGACGTGGGTGGGTGCCTGGGGGTTGATGTCGCGGAAGGCGACGGTGGTGTCCGTCTGGCGGACGATCGTCGCCGGGATGGTGCCTGCGACGATCTTGCAGAACAGGCAGTCGTCCTGGGGTTCCCCGGCCATTCGGTTACCTCCGAAGTCTGGGCGGTGTGGTGCGCAGTCGGCATCGTATCGTCGTCGGGCGCGGGTGATTCGTGGCTGGTCGCGCCCACGCGGCGGAGCCGCATGTCGACACAGCCCCGCGCCCCTCAGGCGGGCAGGCCCGGAGGCGTTTTCGCCGGTGCCGTCTCCAGGCTTTCGAGCGCCATACGGATGGCCTCGTCGAGCTGCGCATCCCTGCCCGCCGCGTAGTCCTGGGGGCGTTGCACCACCTCCACGTCCGGATCCACCCCGTGGTTCTCCACCCCCCACCCGTAGCCCTCCAGCCAGAACGCGTACTTCGGCTGGGTGACCAGCGTGCCGTCGACCAGGCGGTAGCGGCTGTCGATGCCGATGACGCCGCCCCAGGTGCGGGTGCCGACGACCGGGCCGATGCCGAGGGCCTTGATCGCGGCGTTGACGATGTCGCCGTCGGAGCCGGAGAACTCGTTGGCCA
This genomic stretch from Streptomyces sp. Go-475 harbors:
- a CDS encoding ribonuclease Z — its product is MSVRELVVLGTASQVPTRHRNHNGYLLRWDGEGILFDPGEGTQRQMLRAGVAAHDLNRICVTHFHGDHSLGLAGVIQRINLDKVPHEITAHYPRSGQRFFHRLRYATAYRETVGITEAPVASDGPLARTGAYTLEARKLSHPVESYGYRIVEPDGRRMLPERLAAHGVKGPDIGRIQREGSLGGVSLEDVSEVRRGQRFAFVMDTRLCDGVYALAEGCDLLVIESTFLDEDEELAVEHGHLTAAQAARVARESGVRHLVLTHFSQRYTDPDDFERQARAAGYDGELTVAHDLLRVPVPKRR
- a CDS encoding histidine triad nucleotide-binding protein, translated to MAGEPQDDCLFCKIVAGTIPATIVRQTDTTVAFRDINPQAPTHVLVIPKAHYENAAALAAADPALTADVLREAQAVADEEKLDSYRLVFNTGSGAGQTVWHVHGHVLGGRGLEWPPG